In Thermotomaculum hydrothermale, a single genomic region encodes these proteins:
- a CDS encoding efflux RND transporter periplasmic adaptor subunit codes for MKKYLIIAGVIILFVIAGVLKNRDNGKFVKVKKVEKKDISETISGTGTVKPVKTVTVMSEIMGKIVELPVKEGDFVKKGDLLCRIDDKNYKSEVSRLKAELKKQKLVLEQLKIDLKQSEKDFKRKLKLFKSGILSKEEFENAKNQFESKKLNVSQQEFYIKQANANLAKALENLSKTKIVAPIDGKVTSLRKEVGEQVIQGTINNPGSIIMVLSDMNKLELEVDVNEVDSVLLKKGMEADIHLDAFDNKVFKGIVKQISESAEKPAGRDVSLFKVKIDFEEINPKIKPGMSGRAEIKVRESKNALIIPIEAVRKEESGKEYCFKVKNKIAKKTYIKTGISNDFYVEVKEGLSENDTVVTGPYRVLKTLKNGDKINFKNE; via the coding sequence ATGAAAAAGTATCTAATTATTGCTGGAGTTATAATTCTTTTTGTAATTGCAGGAGTGCTAAAAAATAGAGACAACGGAAAATTTGTTAAGGTTAAAAAGGTTGAGAAAAAGGATATTTCAGAAACAATTTCAGGGACAGGAACTGTTAAGCCTGTCAAAACAGTTACAGTAATGTCTGAAATAATGGGCAAAATTGTTGAACTTCCAGTAAAGGAAGGGGATTTTGTTAAAAAAGGAGATTTACTCTGCAGAATAGACGACAAAAACTATAAAAGCGAAGTTTCAAGACTTAAAGCAGAATTAAAAAAGCAGAAGCTTGTTTTGGAGCAGTTAAAGATAGATTTAAAACAGAGTGAAAAGGATTTTAAAAGAAAATTAAAGCTTTTTAAATCCGGGATACTATCAAAAGAAGAATTTGAAAATGCAAAAAATCAATTTGAGTCAAAGAAGTTGAATGTATCCCAGCAGGAATTTTACATTAAGCAGGCAAACGCAAACCTTGCAAAGGCTTTAGAAAACCTTTCAAAAACAAAGATTGTTGCGCCAATAGACGGAAAGGTAACGAGCCTTAGAAAAGAGGTTGGAGAGCAGGTAATCCAGGGGACAATAAACAATCCGGGCTCAATAATTATGGTTTTAAGCGATATGAATAAGCTTGAGCTTGAAGTTGATGTAAACGAGGTTGATTCTGTCCTATTAAAAAAAGGGATGGAAGCGGATATCCACCTTGACGCTTTTGATAACAAAGTTTTCAAGGGTATTGTGAAGCAGATATCTGAATCAGCAGAAAAACCTGCTGGCAGGGATGTATCCCTTTTTAAGGTTAAAATTGATTTTGAGGAGATAAATCCAAAAATAAAACCAGGAATGAGCGGCAGGGCTGAGATTAAGGTAAGAGAGAGCAAAAATGCATTAATTATACCTATTGAGGCGGTAAGAAAAGAGGAAAGCGGCAAAGAGTACTGTTTTAAAGTTAAAAACAAAATAGCGAAAAAAACATATATTAAAACAGGCATATCAAACGATTTTTATGTTGAAGTAAAGGAAGGATTAAGCGAAAACGATACAGTTGTTACAGGCCCTTATAGAGTCTTGAAAACCCTTAAAAACGGAGATAAGATTAACTTTAAAAATGAGTGA
- a CDS encoding ABC transporter ATP-binding protein: MGETELRAVDGISLNIKEGEFLGIMGASGSGKSTLMNIIGILDSPTEGKYFLKGKDVSFLDDIQASKIRNKEIGFVFQTFNLIKGLTAFENVETPLIYAGIPKKRRKEIVEYYLDKMGIADRMKHKPNQLSGGQRQRVAIARALVNEPSIILADEPTGNLDSKTTEEILNLFHKIHEEGKTIVLVTHETEIGKETERTIVLKDGKIIKEYKN; encoded by the coding sequence ATGGGTGAAACGGAATTAAGGGCTGTTGACGGAATAAGCCTCAATATTAAAGAGGGGGAATTTTTAGGAATAATGGGGGCAAGCGGTTCAGGAAAGTCAACCTTAATGAATATAATCGGTATCCTTGATTCTCCAACTGAAGGAAAATACTTTTTAAAGGGGAAAGATGTCTCTTTTTTAGATGATATTCAGGCATCTAAAATAAGAAACAAAGAGATAGGCTTTGTTTTTCAGACATTCAACCTTATAAAAGGCCTGACTGCATTTGAAAATGTTGAAACCCCTTTAATCTATGCTGGAATCCCTAAAAAAAGGAGAAAAGAAATAGTTGAATACTACCTTGATAAAATGGGTATTGCAGACAGAATGAAGCATAAACCAAATCAATTGTCTGGTGGGCAGAGGCAAAGGGTTGCAATTGCAAGGGCACTTGTTAACGAGCCCTCAATTATCCTTGCTGACGAGCCGACAGGAAACCTTGATTCAAAAACCACGGAAGAAATTCTCAATTTATTTCATAAGATTCACGAAGAGGGGAAAACAATTGTTTTAGTTACCCACGAAACTGAAATAGGGAAAGAAACTGAAAGGACAATAGTACTTAAAGACGGAAAGATAATTAAGGAGTATAAAAATTGA
- a CDS encoding helix-turn-helix transcriptional regulator, translating into MLKNKIKVFRAMYDLTQEDLAKKVGVSRQTINSIEKGKYVPSVVIALKMAKVFGVNVEEIFTLEEENNEENI; encoded by the coding sequence ATGCTGAAAAACAAAATCAAGGTTTTTCGTGCTATGTACGATTTAACCCAGGAAGATTTAGCAAAAAAAGTTGGTGTTTCAAGGCAGACTATCAATTCAATTGAAAAAGGCAAGTATGTGCCTTCAGTGGTAATTGCCTTGAAAATGGCAAAGGTTTTCGGTGTAAATGTTGAAGAAATTTTTACTCTTGAGGAGGAAAATAATGAAGAAAATATTTAA
- a CDS encoding YIP1 family protein, with amino-acid sequence MESLKLAFEVITSPFKGFEKLKEKKTFWLPFLLTVILSTAATGYYAFNADMKYVITQKLEKSEKMQQFSKEQADQIINMQSKVAKYAMPIGAFVGSFFFLLIVALYLFTMAKVYTSDLSFKDALAITGNAFFVYLLSTIIFIIILLITDFKTTPVESLMPTNLGYYFSSQALGKKLYTLFTKIDIFGIWFASLLGIGFHIFTEESLTKSFLTVFIPYIALIVISVLLV; translated from the coding sequence ATGGAATCTTTGAAGCTTGCCTTTGAGGTAATTACCTCGCCCTTTAAGGGATTTGAAAAATTAAAGGAAAAAAAGACTTTCTGGCTTCCTTTTTTGTTAACAGTTATTCTTTCAACTGCTGCCACAGGTTATTACGCTTTTAACGCTGATATGAAATATGTAATCACTCAAAAACTTGAAAAATCAGAGAAAATGCAACAATTCTCAAAAGAACAGGCAGACCAGATAATAAATATGCAGTCAAAAGTAGCAAAATATGCAATGCCAATAGGGGCTTTTGTCGGTTCATTTTTCTTTTTGTTAATAGTGGCGCTTTACCTTTTCACAATGGCCAAGGTTTACACTTCTGATTTAAGTTTTAAAGATGCACTTGCTATAACAGGAAACGCATTTTTTGTTTACCTTTTGTCAACAATTATTTTTATTATCATTCTGCTTATTACTGATTTTAAAACAACACCTGTGGAAAGCCTTATGCCAACTAACCTTGGATATTACTTTTCATCTCAAGCGTTAGGAAAGAAACTTTATACCCTTTTTACAAAAATTGATATTTTTGGAATATGGTTTGCTTCACTTTTAGGAATAGGCTTTCATATTTTTACAGAGGAGAGCTTAACAAAGTCTTTTTTAACAGTATTTATCCCGTATATTGCTTTAATCGTTATTTCTGTTTTGTTGGTTTAA